DNA from Evansella sp. LMS18:
TACGGATTTTATGGATGAGTCTGATTAATTTTTGGTTTGGGAACCTTCTGCCGGGGACGCCGTATATTCATATACAGAAATAATTACTCTGTTTAATGAAGGTTTTACAGGGAGGGTGGAATCATTTGACCTTTGTAACTTTTTTATTTCATGAACCGTCTTAATTAAGGAGAGGCGTATTTAGCGCTCAATGCTCTTCGTTTTTTACAGATGACTGAAGAGCCGTTAAATTAAAACACAGCATATAAAAACCATGTATGGTTTAGAAAGAGAGAGGGGTTCATCAGATGAAAAACAGATTGTGGACGGGTGTTATTGCTTTCTTTTCCGTCTGGTTTCTATTCGCATCGGTTATTTCTGCCGATGCGGTGCCAGGTGAGGTAGTCGTGACATTAGGTGAGGATTTGAATGCAGAACAGAGAGGGAATTTACTGAATGAAATGGGAGTTGAAGAGGAAGGCACAGAAATTATTTTTGTAAGTAATGAAGAAGAACATCATTACCTGGGTGATTATATTAGCGCAAATATTATTGGAACCAGGGCTTTATCTTCATCAAAGATTACTCTGCTTTCTTCCGGAGAAGGCATTAATGTAGAGACAAACAGAATTACCTGGGTTTCTGAAGGCATGTACGCGAATGCTCTTGTTACAGCAGGTGTCCAGGATGCTGACGTCTATGTCACAGCACCATTTGATGTTTCAGGCACCGGAGCCCTTACTGGACTGATTAAAGCATATGAAGCATCCGCAGATGTGGAAATTCCCGAGGAACAAAAACAAGTCGCCAATGAAGAACTCGTAAAAACAGCAGATTTAGGAGAAAAGCACGGAGTTGAACAGGCTTCTGAACTAATGGCAAGGATAAAAGAAGCGATCGCTGAAGAGGATGTGGAAACCGAGGAAGATCTGCGGGCTTTGATTCAGCGTCTTGCAAATGAACTGGGTATGGAATTAACCGAAAGTGAACTTGACGGTCTTGTATCATTATTTAACAGGATGAAGGATTTAAATATCGACTGGGATCAGGTTCGTTCTCAGCTTAACAGCATCCGGGATAACTTAAGTGAATTTGTAAACAGTGAGGAAGGACAGGGGCTTATTCAGTCAATACTGGACTTCTTCAGCAGAC
Protein-coding regions in this window:
- a CDS encoding DUF1002 domain-containing protein; the encoded protein is MKNRLWTGVIAFFSVWFLFASVISADAVPGEVVVTLGEDLNAEQRGNLLNEMGVEEEGTEIIFVSNEEEHHYLGDYISANIIGTRALSSSKITLLSSGEGINVETNRITWVSEGMYANALVTAGVQDADVYVTAPFDVSGTGALTGLIKAYEASADVEIPEEQKQVANEELVKTADLGEKHGVEQASELMARIKEAIAEEDVETEEDLRALIQRLANELGMELTESELDGLVSLFNRMKDLNIDWDQVRSQLNSIRDNLSEFVNSEEGQGLIQSILDFFSRLIDAIRGWLSSSEAILPGNIDAAKGTEERIKL